One window of Biomphalaria glabrata chromosome 6, xgBioGlab47.1, whole genome shotgun sequence genomic DNA carries:
- the LOC129926570 gene encoding uncharacterized protein LOC129926570, whose amino-acid sequence MFLQILLVVSLMQYVTSQCTDAWWGISFDSQGQSKCNEINAYIIGLNRWKHYWDDPLAHLEGVECCQPIAPWNNVEQQVVYDDWTYALDNDYSWAFCRVGYFLQGLYRSNQAFPPYKGYLFNIEHARCTKPATHPLNYGSCQDIDISYCMTQQGKCFCPAGSFLTGIYRADGDDLYFLKKIRCCTVASNALVMDEKSKIQIRIMDTTLWNMATLAHYLGYGWCYGCHGMAVGEDFNRNGDTWAADTSSFWGSWCEGDKNGERLNLVFGDWGFAVNEIIYGESVIEDLQAETVDSGILYNRASSPVTESISRSKTIQETITHSTTSTFSNSHELGIELNFETSSIKGKFSYKTTFQYSTSTTNSKSVSETDGFIKQSSIKLEPMEGAKYEVIMSKSRTTVPYTAIIMTKFSTEMRGFLRWEDGNGNFHQQHRTNSGRPTYNYRFGNANNPFYKDLKKQSDNNEGVWMWGMLFQKFPDARRVINRLTDETQYQFTLTGKLEKVEGTYINVKWDKIKLNRRDVSVNDAPGKNITTYIATSGPADKPAVVEYPEVNLNNQESFIPIQIPVTGEV is encoded by the coding sequence ATGTTTTTGCAAATCCTTTTGGTCGTCAGTCTGATGCAGTATGTTACATCTCAATGCACCGATGCCTGGTGGGGGATCAGCTTTGATTCGCAAGGTCAATCCAAATGTAATGAGATCAACGCTTACATCATTGGACTGAACAGATGGAAACACTATTGGGACGATCCTCTCGCTCACTTAGAAGGTGTTGAATGTTGTCAACCAATCGCTCCTTGGAATAACGTTGAACAGCAGGTAGTCTACGATGACTGGACTTATGCACTAGACAATGATTACTCCTGGGCTTTCTGTCGTGTAGGCTACTTCCTTCAAGGCTTGTACAGGTCAAATCAGGCATTTCCACCATATAAGGGCTATCTTTTCAACATCGAGCACGCAAGATGCACCAAACCAGCCACTCACCCATTGAATTATGGGTCATGTCAAGATATTGACATAAGTTACTGTATGACTCAACAGGGTAAATGTTTCTGTCCAGCTGGATCTTTTCTGACAGGAATATACCGAGCTGACggagatgacctttactttttgaaaaaaattcgaTGCTGTACAGTAGCATCCAACGCGTTAGTCATGGACGAGAAGAGTAAAATACAGATACGCATCATGGACACGACATTGTGGAATATGGCTACCTTAGCACATTACTTGGGTTATGGCTGGTGCTATGGCTGCCACGGGATGGCTGTTGGTGAAGATTTTAACAGAAATGGGGACACATGGGCAGCTGATACAAGTTCCTTCTGGGGCTCATGGTGCGAGGGAGATAAAAATGGTGAAAGACTCAACTTGGTTTTTGGAGATTGGGGATTTGCTGTCAATGAAATTATTTATGGAGAAAGTGTCATAGAGGATCTTCAAGCTGAAACTGTAGACTCTGGAATACTTTACAATAGAGCATCGTCCCCTGTTACTGAATCCATTAGTAGATCAAAGACAATTCAAGAAACTATCACACATTCTACCACTAGTACTTTTTCCAACAGTCACGAACTTGGAATAGAACTAAACTTTGAAACTAGCTCAATCAAGGGGAAGTTTTCTTATAAGACTACATTCCAATattcaacttcaactactaaTTCAAAGAGTGTTTCTGAAACTGATGGCTTTATTAAACAATCTTCTATCAAGCTTGAACCAATGGAAGGAGCTAAATACGAGGTAATCATGAGTAAAAGTAGAACAACTGTACCGTACACTGCAATCATTATGACCAAGTTTTCTACAGAAATGAGAGGATTCTTGCGCTGGGAAGACGGTAATGGTAACTTCCATCAACAACATAGAACTAACAGCGGCAGACCCACTTACAATTATCGGTTTGGAAACGCCAACAATCCATTTTACAAAGATCTTAAGAAACAAAGTGATAACAACGAAGGAGTCTGGATGTGGGGAATGTTATTTCAGAAGTTTCCAGATGCACGTCGAGTCATCAACAGACTTACTGATGAAACTCAATATCAATTTACTTTAACTGGGAAACTTGAAAAAGTTGAAGGCACATATATTAATGTAAAGTGggataaaattaaactaaatcGCCGTGACGTCTCTGTGAATGATGCACCTGGAAAAAATATTACAACTTACATTGCTACTTCAGGTCCTGCTGATAAACCAGCTGTGGTTGAGTACCCCGAGGTTAATTTAAATAACCAGGAGTCATTTATACCTATTCAGATTCCTGTCACAGGAGAAGTCTAG
- the LOC106057638 gene encoding cytochrome P450 2J4-like, with translation MKEIQLHYNCAGEYIIMSLIEHFIADHYVSVIIASLVFVLLRKYLQTKKSPPGPWSLPWIGHLFLLNKGDTRNTFRELRAQYGDLVSLSLGSLSILVVSGLDMLHEVFVKHGKYFDKRPQMFTTVKVGQGKAVVNASGHVWREHRTFLVSNMKEIGISHINFEANVLEELQPFLQLLASTEGKDFDPRLCLQTATSNIICSISFGKRFDYEDPDFKDILEIVESNMKLVGATAIVNYFPFLEFLPGDMFKCKQCLNNVDKVQRILQTWIDRHKLTLEPSKPRDIIDLYMLDMQQKVQANLNTSMSEDQLLKLIGDLFVGGTETTATTLRWTLVFLVHHPEVQERIYSEIMTTLNGRTQLSVLDQRQMPFTSAVTMESQRLGDIAPFSLPHSNTEPVRIGSYVIPAGTLVIPNVNSVHLDPELWANPSEFRPDRFLSDDGSLVKNSALMPFFIGQRVCPGQSLAKLELFHFITSIVQHFHILPSLMEGLPQLHGHLGLTYIPLPHTLRFVARCQSEINPS, from the exons atgaag gaAATTCAGCTGCATTATAATTGTGCTGGAGAATACATCATCATGTCACTCATTGAACACTTCATCGCTGACCATTACGTGTCAGTCATCATAGCTAGCCTGGTATTTGTCTTACTTAGAAAGTATCTCCAGACCAAGAAATCTCCACCTGGACCCTGGTCACTACCTTGGATTGGTCACCTGTTTCTGCTAAACAAAGGAGACACGAGAAACACATTTCG TGAGTTAAGAGCCCAATATGGCGATCTGGTAAGTTTATCGCTCGGAAGCCTATCCATTCTCGTCGTGAGTGGACTAGACATGCTGCACGAGGTCTTCGTCAAACATGGAAAGTATTTTGATAAGAGACCTCAGATGTTTACAACAGTCAAGGTAGGACAGGGCAAAG CTGTTGTTAACGCCTCTGGACATGTCTGGAGAGAACATAGAACATTTCTGGTCAGCAATATGAAAGAGATAGGAATCAGCCACATCAACTTTGAAGCCAACGTCCTGGAAGAGTTGCAGCCCTTCCTTCAGCTACTAGCGTCCACCGAGGGGAAAGACTTCGACCCTAGGCTGTGTCTACAGACAGCCACTTCCAACATCATCTGTTCCATCTCTTTCGGCAAGAGGTTTGATTACGAGGATCCCGACTTCAAAGACATTCTCGAGATTGTCGAGTCCAACATGAAGCTGGTAGGGGCCACTGCCATCGTCAACTATTTCCCCTTTTTAGAGTTCTTGCCAGGAGATATGTTCAAATGTAAGCAGTGCTTGAATAACGTAGACAAAGTTCAGAGAATCCTCCAGACTTGGATCGATCGACATAAGCTGACATTGGAGCCAAGCAAACCACGAGACATTATTGACCTTTATATGCTGGACATGCAGCAGAAAGTCCAGGCTAATTTAAATACTTCCATGAGTG aagatcaactGCTGAAGCTGATCGGGGATCTCTTCGTTGGCGGCACTGAAACTACAGCGACAACCTTGAGGTGGACACTGGTCTTTTTGGTGCATCACCCGGAAGTACAGGAGAGAATATATTCTGAAATAATGACCACATTGAACGGCCGGACTCAGCTATCTGTCCTTGACCAGAGACAGATGCCTTTCACCAGCGCCGTTACCATGGAGAGTCAGAGACTTGGGGACATCGCTCCATTCTCCTTACCCCACTCCAATACAGAACCTGTCCGCATCGGTTCATACGTCATTCCTGCTGGAACTTTGGTCATTCCTAACGTCAATTCAGTTCATCTGGATCCTGAATTGTGGGCCAATCCGTCAGAGTTCAGGCCAGACAGATTTCTGAGTGATGATGGTTCATTGGTGAAAAATTCAGCCCTCATGCCGTTCTTCATAG GCCAACGAGTGTGTCCTGGTCAGAGTTTAGCCAAACTGGAACTGTTTCACTTCATCACTTCAATTGTCCAACATTTTCATATTCTACCATCTTTGATGGAAGGCTTGCCCCAACTTCACGGCCATCTTGGACTGACCTATATACCACTACCACATACACTCAGATTCGTAGCACGGTGTCAATCAGAAATAAATCCATCCTAA